The proteins below are encoded in one region of Patescibacteria group bacterium:
- a CDS encoding amiloride-sensitive sodium channel family protein, with the protein MTDNYQNQEQDRRVGDLEKKMDTVFDHISKTNEEMGRIKTDVSWLTRFFWIVATASIGGLIAALLNLIITINK; encoded by the coding sequence ATGACCGATAATTACCAAAATCAAGAGCAAGATCGAAGAGTCGGGGATCTTGAGAAAAAAATGGACACTGTTTTTGATCACATCTCAAAAACCAACGAGGAGATGGGTCGGATTAAGACAGATGTCTCTTGGCTTACCCGATTCTTTTGGATTGTCGCAACCGCTTCGATAGGGGGTCTTATCGCGGCGTTGCTTAACTTAATAATCACCATTAACAAATAA
- a CDS encoding peptidoglycan-binding protein gives MNDNEQFLSGALIDTRGDAEKENDYQFGEIVAATNPVNWVEKPQSAWRKFPIFNQDGSGSCVAQTLVKLLGILYWLKNQLYVHFSATHIYQRRSNKPSGGMAGVDAFNIARKGATLEELVPSQNMTDSQMDGTEIPQYKQDVGSVFKIGNYVSLPIKDIDTIASVIQTTSKAVMVWFYFKGDEWTDVPTIKYSDLNLYASDTSRHSVTAVDFALYQGKKALIIEDSWGQFFGLNGQRVITEDFLRVRNWFAAYPISFAFEDQTQPQPQPSPGPTKPKYTFTKPLEFIPWDSAKNQPANVVLHENQKTDVVALQNILKYEGHFPSNVASTGYYGSITAKAVYAFQVAHKVAPLSELDSLRGRRVGPKTIRALNEIYSL, from the coding sequence ATGAACGACAATGAACAATTCCTCTCCGGCGCGCTCATTGATACGCGCGGAGATGCGGAGAAAGAAAACGACTATCAATTCGGCGAAATAGTCGCCGCTACCAACCCCGTCAACTGGGTTGAGAAACCGCAAAGCGCATGGCGCAAATTCCCGATCTTCAATCAAGACGGATCAGGATCATGCGTTGCCCAGACGCTGGTAAAACTTTTGGGCATTCTCTATTGGCTTAAAAATCAGTTGTATGTGCATTTCTCGGCAACGCACATCTATCAACGCCGATCAAATAAACCTTCGGGCGGCATGGCCGGCGTGGATGCATTCAACATCGCCCGCAAAGGCGCGACGCTTGAAGAGCTTGTGCCATCGCAGAACATGACCGATTCGCAAATGGACGGCACGGAGATTCCGCAATACAAGCAGGATGTCGGGTCGGTATTCAAAATTGGAAACTATGTGAGTTTGCCGATAAAAGATATCGACACCATTGCTTCGGTGATTCAAACCACGAGCAAGGCCGTGATGGTTTGGTTTTATTTCAAAGGCGACGAGTGGACTGATGTGCCAACCATTAAATATTCCGATCTGAATCTTTATGCCAGCGATACCAGCCGACATTCAGTTACTGCTGTTGATTTTGCACTCTATCAAGGCAAGAAAGCATTGATTATTGAGGACAGCTGGGGGCAATTTTTCGGACTCAATGGGCAACGCGTAATCACCGAGGACTTCTTACGGGTTCGCAATTGGTTTGCGGCATATCCGATTAGCTTCGCATTTGAAGATCAGACACAACCTCAACCACAGCCATCTCCGGGACCAACGAAGCCGAAATATACATTCACCAAGCCACTTGAATTTATTCCGTGGGACAGCGCGAAAAATCAGCCGGCGAATGTTGTGTTGCACGAAAACCAGAAAACTGATGTGGTCGCACTGCAGAACATTCTGAAATACGAGGGACACTTCCCATCGAATGTTGCGAGCACTGGCTACTATGGATCAATTACAGCGAAAGCTGTGTATGCGTTCCAGGTAGCCCATAAAGTTGCGCCTTTATCGGAACTCGATTCTCTGAGAGGTCGGAGAGTCGGACCAAAAACCATAAGGGCATTAAACGAAATATATTCACTATGA